A region of Sugiyamaella lignohabitans strain CBS 10342 chromosome A, complete sequence DNA encodes the following proteins:
- the KIP3 gene encoding tubulin-dependent ATPase KIP3 (Kinesin-related antiparallel sliding motor protein involved in mitotic spindle positioning; sliding activity promotes bipolar spindle assembly and maintenance of genome stability; also inhibits spindle elongation and promotes spindle disassembly in late anaphase; GO_component: GO:0005737 - cytoplasm [Evidence IEA]; GO_component: GO:0005881 - cytoplasmic microtubule [Evidence IDA] [PMID 9693366]; GO_component: GO:0005856 - cytoskeleton [Evidence IEA,IEA]; GO_component: GO:0005871 - kinesin complex [Evidence IEA]; GO_component: GO:0005871 - kinesin complex [Evidence TAS] [PMID 9153752]; GO_component: GO:0005874 - microtubule [Evidence IEA]; GO_component: GO:0005880 - nuclear microtubule [Evidence IDA] [PMID 9693366]; GO_function: GO:0005524 - ATP binding [Evidence IEA,IEA]; GO_function: GO:0008017 - microtubule binding [Evidence IEA]; GO_function: GO:0003777 - microtubule motor activity [Evidence IEA]; GO_function: GO:0000166 - nucleotide binding [Evidence IEA]; GO_function: GO:0008574 - plus-end-directed microtubule motor activity [Evidence IDA] [PMID 16906145]; GO_function: GO:0008574 - plus-end-directed microtubule motor activity [Evidence IDA] [PMID 16906148]; GO_function: GO:0070463 - tubulin-dependent ATPase activity [Evidence IDA] [PMID 16906148]; GO_process: GO:0000132 - establishment of mitotic spindle orientation [Evidence IMP] [PMID 16906148]; GO_process: GO:0000132 - establishment of mitotic spindle orientation [Evidence IGI,IMP] [PMID 9281582]; GO_process: GO:0008152 - metabolic process [Evidence IEA]; GO_process: GO:0007018 - microtubule-based movement [Evidence IEA]; GO_process: GO:0051228 - mitotic spindle disassembly [Evidence IMP] [PMID 23851487]; GO_process: GO:0051228 - mitotic spindle disassembly [Evidence IMP] [PMID 9813090]; GO_process: GO:0030472 - mitotic spindle organization in nucleus [Evidence IGI,IMP] [PMID 10525539]; GO_process: GO:0031115 - negative regulation of microtubule polymerization [Evidence IMP] [PMID 24616221]; GO_process: GO:0030473 - nuclear migration along microtubule [Evidence IMP] [PMID 9693366]; GO_process: GO:0070462 - plus-end specific microtubule depolymerization [Evidence IDA] [PMID 16906145]; GO_process: GO:0070462 - plus-end specific microtubule depolymerization [Evidence IDA] [PMID 16906148]; GO_process: GO:0032888 - regulation of mitotic spindle elongation [Evidence IMP] [PMID 24616221]; GO_process: GO:0090307 - spindle assembly involved in mitosis [Evidence IMP] [PMID 23851487]), producing MPAAKAKNRPSSAIASPNVAKSPKPLNLLRVSNARPSSSLAIRPQTALSQRTPTNSPRSTRGLSPPLSTDGSNVKVVVRVRPLLPREKGSPLLVQMDPSTQCTTINPPSSKPTGSSDNQAKRNLEPKKFYFDRAFYSVDPNSPHYVDQQEIYNTVGKEFLDHNLEGYHTCIFAYGQTGSGKSYTMMGDDENAGIIPRTCRDLFNRIDSLASENMSCTVRLSYFEIYNECVRDLLATQKKGGSGGANVNNKSAKLKVRESPTDGPYIEDLSEYVVKSSDQVLEYMALGNKCRSTAATKMNDQSSRSHAVFTLTVKQVHFHSDTDTTEEKVSQIRLVDLAGSERANSTGAMGERLREGSNINKSLTTLGRVIAALSVPSSLTNARPIVPYRDSVLTWILKESLGGNSKTAMVACVSPTDYEETLSTLRYADQAKRIQTKAIINQDIVSGADRDKLVEEMQQQINSLQLRQEEDEAFKQELVKVKKAIRFYEDRAIDEENKRRAVQLKYASVVRHNRLLVDYLKEVVNRNGHATVSEANYDTLTNELSSLMGDLQTLKADIASSKENWSSVFCQPKYE from the coding sequence ATGCCAGCAGCAAAGGCTAAAAATAGGCCAAGTTCAGCAATAGCAAGTCCCAATGTTGCAAAGTCTCCTAAACCGCTGAACCTCCTGAGAGTGAGCAATGCTCGtccttcatcatctttaGCAATCCGCCCCCAGACAGCATTATCACAGAGGACTCCTACTAATAGTCCTCGCTCGACAAGGGGCTTATCACCCCCACTGTCTACTGATGGCAGCAATGTCAAAGTTGTAGTAAGAGTCAGACCATTGCTACCCAGAGAAAAAGGATCCCCGCTATTAGTTCAAATGGACCCATCAACTCAGTGCACTACTATAAACCCACCCAGCTCGAAACCAACTGGGTCGTCAGATAATCAGGCAAAACGAAACTTGGAACCTAAGAAATTCTACTTTGACCGCGCTTTTTATTCGGTAGACCCTAATAGCCCTCATTATGTTGATCAACAAGAAATTTATAACACGGTCGGCAAAGAATTTTTAGATCACAACTTGGAAGGCTATCACACTTGTATCTTTGCATATGGACAAACTGGATCCGGCAAATCTTATACCATGATGGGAGACGATGAGAATGCTGGAATCATTCCAAGAACTTGTCGAGATCTGTTCAATCGCATTGATAGCCTTGCTTCAGAAAATATGAGCTGTACGGTCCGACTGTCTTATTTTGAGATTTATAATGAATGCGTGAGAGATTTGCTGGCCACACAAAAGAAAGGAGGCTCGGGGGGAGCAAATGTAAATAACAAGTCAGCAAAACTGAAAGTACGGGAGTCTCCAACGGATGGTCCTTATATAGAGGATTTGTCTGAATATGTGGTCAAATCATCTGACCAAGTCTTAGAATATATGGCACTGGGAAATAAATGTCGGTCAACAGCGGCAACAAAGATGAACGATCAATCAAGTCGGTCACATGCTGTATTTACTTTGACAGTTAAGCAAGTTCATTTCCATTCTGACACCGATACCACGGAGGAGAAGGTATCACAAATTCGATTAGTCGATCTTGCTGGTTCTGAGCGAGCGAATTCAACCGGTGCAATGGGCGAAAGACTTAGAGAGGGGTCTAATATTAACAAATCATTGACCACGCTGGGTCGTGTTATTGCGGCTTTGTCAGTACCATCCAGTCTCACAAATGCTCGTCCTATAGTTCCTTACAGAGACTCAGTTCTCACTTGGATCCTTAAGGAGAGTCTGGGAGGTAATAGTAAAACGGCCATGGTTGCCTGTGTGTCACCTACGGATTACGAAGAGACACTTTCAACACTTCGATATGCTGACCAGGCAAAAAGAATCCAGACTAAAGCGATTATCAATCAAGATATTGTGTCAGGAGCAGATCGTGATAAGcttgttgaagaaatgCAGCAACAAATCAATAGTCTCCAGTTGCGccaagaagaggatgaggCCTTTAAGCAAGAGCTTGTGAAAGTTAAAAAAGCAATCCGATTTTATGAGGATCGGGCAATTGACGAGGAAAATAAGCGAAGAGCAGTACAGCTAAAATATGCCAGCGTTGTTCGTCATAACCGGTTATTAGTAGATTATCTAAAAGAGGTTGTGAATCGCAACGGTCATGCAACTGTTTCTGAGGCTAATTATGACACTCTTACCAACGAACTCAGTAGTTTGATGGGTGATTTACAAACTCTAAAAGCTGATATTGCTTCAAGCAAGGAGAACTGGTCTAGCGTTTTTTGCCAACCGAAATATGAATAA
- the NCS6 gene encoding Ncs6p (Protein required for uridine thiolation of Gln, Lys, and Glu tRNAs; required for the thiolation of uridine at the wobble position of Gln, Lys, and Glu tRNAs; has a role in urmylation and in invasive and pseudohyphal growth; inhibits replication of Brome mosaic virus in S. cerevisiae; GO_component: GO:0005737 - cytoplasm [Evidence IEA,IEA,IEA]; GO_component: GO:0005829 - cytosol [Evidence IDA] [PMID 18664566]; GO_component: GO:0005739 - mitochondrion [Evidence IEA,IEA]; GO_component: GO:0005739 - mitochondrion [Evidence IDA] [PMID 14562095]; GO_function: GO:0003723 - RNA binding [Evidence IEA]; GO_function: GO:0016779 - nucleotidyltransferase activity [Evidence IEA]; GO_function: GO:0000049 - tRNA binding [Evidence IEA,IEA,IEA]; GO_function: GO:0000049 - tRNA binding [Evidence IDA] [PMID 19145231]; GO_function: GO:0016740 - transferase activity [Evidence IEA]; GO_process: GO:0032447 - protein urmylation [Evidence IEA]; GO_process: GO:0032447 - protein urmylation [Evidence IMP] [PMID 14551258]; GO_process: GO:0008033 - tRNA processing [Evidence IEA,IEA]; GO_process: GO:0034227 - tRNA thio-modification [Evidence IEA,IEA]; GO_process: GO:0002143 - tRNA wobble position uridine thiolation [Evidence IMP] [PMID 18664566]; GO_process: GO:0002143 - tRNA wobble position uridine thiolation [Evidence IMP] [PMID 19145231]; GO_process: GO:0002143 - tRNA wobble position uridine thiolation [Evidence IMP] [PMID 19151091]; GO_process: GO:0002098 - tRNA wobble uridine modification [Evidence IEA,IEA]; GO_process: GO:0002098 - tRNA wobble uridine modification [Evidence IMP] [PMID 17592039]; GO_process: GO:0002098 - tRNA wobble uridine modification [Evidence IMP] [PMID 18755837]), with protein sequence MSDSVKSSLRLCQLCNAEKPVLKRPKTGQRLCKSCFYYVFETEIHNTITDAKLFYPGERVAIGASGGKDSTVLAYVLKTLNERYNYGVEFVLLSIDEGIHGYRDDSLETVKRNKLQYDMDLEIVSYGDLYGWTMDQIVAQIGMKNNCTYCGVFRRQALDRGSVKLGISHVVTGHNADDMAETVLMNLLRGDTARLDRCTEIVTDSTDSPVKRSKPLKYTYEKEIVLYAHYKKLDYFTTECTYSPEAFRGTARALIKNLEAVRPSSIIDVIRSGESFVLKRKLQDEIKKAAAATAVATPATAPSDSKVINSKTTVPMTSTTTNTYTNTSTTVEPTSTTNPASATTSTTITTMPKSAPPTSTHHNIDSKGAPLPFTTTTKMRGRCERCGYLSNNKLCKACVLLEGLNAGRAKLDIAGSQDVSKGSALLSKQLETLSF encoded by the coding sequence atgtcAGATTCAGTTAAGAGCTCGTTACGGCTGTGCCAGCTCTGTAACGCCGAGAAACCGGTGTTGAAGAGACCTAAGACGGGCCAGAGACTGTGCAAGAGCTGTTTTTACTATGTATTTGAGACCGAGATCCACAATACAATTACAGATGCAAAGCTGTTCTATCCGGGAGAGAGGGTGGCTATTGGTGCTTCGGGTGGTAAAGACTCGACAGTTCTGGCTTATGTTTTGAAGACGCTAAATGAACGATACAACTATGGAGTAGAGTTTGTGCTTTTATCCATTGACGAGGGTATCCATGGCTATCGAGACGACTCGCTGGAGACGGTCAAGAGGAACAAACTGCAATATGATATGGATTTGGAAATAGTCAGTTATGGTGATCTTTATGGATGGACTATGGACCAAATCGTAGCTCAAATCGGTATGAAAAATAACTGCACTTACTGTGGAGTGTTCAGAAGACAGGCTCTGGATAGAGGCAGTGTTAAGCTAGGCATTAGCCATGTGGTTACTGGTCATAATGCAGACGATATGGCCGAAACCGTGTTGATGAATTTATTAAGAGGTGATACTGCTAGACTTGATAGATGTACGGAAATTGTCACCGACTCGACTGACTCGCCGGTAAAGCGTAGTAAGCCTCTCAAGTATACATATGAGAAGGAGATTGTATTATATGCTCATTACAAGAAACTAGATTATTTCACTACTGAGTGCACGTATTCACCAGAAGCATTTAGAGGAACCGCAAGAGCGCTGATCAAGAATCTCGAAGCTGTTCGTCCAAGCTCGATTATCGATGTTATCAGATCAGGCGAGAGTTTTGTATTGAAGAGAAAGCTCCAGGATGAGATCaaaaaagctgctgctgctaccgctGTCGCTACACCTGCTACTGCTCCATCTGATTCTAAAGTGATCAACTCCAAGACGACAGTACCTATGACctccaccactaccaacaCATACACCAACACATCCACCACTGTTGAACCTACCTCCACTACCAACCCAGCAtctgccaccaccagcaccaccattACAACCATGCCGAAatcagcaccaccaacatcTACACATCACAACATAGACTCCAAGGGAGCACCACTACCTTttacaacaaccacaaaaATGCGAGGGCGATGCGAACGATGTGGATACCTTTCGAACAACAAACTATGTAAAGCATGTGTACTCCTCGAGGGACTGAATGCCGGACGAGCTAAACTGGACATTGCCGGATCACAGGATGTTTCAAAAGGTTCAGCACTACTCTCGAAACAGCTTGAGACCCTGAGCTTCTAA